Proteins encoded in a region of the Elizabethkingia bruuniana genome:
- a CDS encoding class I SAM-dependent methyltransferase has protein sequence MDWFESWFNTPYYHILYKDRDFVEAENFIDKLLAEIRLPQHSTIIDLACGHGRHSVYLNQKGYTVLGLDLSEASISFDKQFENETLSFRVHDMRNPIQGEKVDAVMNLFTSFGYFDQDDDDEKVFESVAQALKPGGIFVLDFLNADYVEHTLVSESLTVKDNISFSIHKKIDNNRVIKDIRFSDNGQDFHYEEKVKLHSFEKLKSLAEKHQLSYVTRWGDYQLGSLSDNSPRCIILFQKK, from the coding sequence ATGGATTGGTTCGAAAGTTGGTTCAATACCCCGTATTATCATATTTTATATAAAGACAGGGACTTTGTTGAAGCCGAAAATTTCATTGATAAGCTACTGGCTGAAATCAGATTACCACAACATTCCACGATCATAGACCTGGCATGTGGCCACGGGAGACACTCTGTATATCTTAATCAAAAAGGTTACACTGTATTAGGCCTGGATCTATCAGAAGCCAGTATCAGTTTCGATAAACAATTTGAAAACGAAACACTAAGCTTCCGTGTACACGATATGAGAAATCCTATTCAGGGTGAGAAAGTAGATGCTGTAATGAATCTCTTTACAAGTTTTGGATATTTTGATCAGGACGATGATGATGAAAAGGTTTTTGAATCTGTAGCACAGGCATTAAAACCCGGAGGAATATTTGTTTTGGATTTTCTGAATGCAGATTATGTAGAACATACTCTGGTATCTGAATCATTAACGGTTAAAGACAATATCTCTTTTAGTATTCACAAAAAAATTGACAACAACAGAGTTATAAAAGACATCCGTTTTAGCGACAATGGCCAGGATTTCCACTATGAAGAGAAAGTAAAGCTTCATTCATTTGAAAAATTAAAATCACTGGCAGAGAAACATCAGCTTTCTTATGTCACCAGATGGGGCGATTATCAGCTAGGCTCATTGTCAGATAATTCACCACGTTGCATTATATTATTCCAGAAAAAATAG
- a CDS encoding vitellogenin ii, which yields MKNKTIIGMGKLLKSNVLLGASALGLLTSCGAYMNGYSETDGAYYDPRRDTVPQYDTRTAGNQVGGYYSYGDDEDESYDTSIVRQSQYNQKKQQTKYQNWGNKKTDSDWGDFTGTQTYYTDNSFYGGWGYPYGWGGWRSPFYGPYYGGGIGFGWGASYGWGYPGWGWNIGFGWGGGYYPGWGMGGFYDPFWGYPYYAYRPHYWGGYYRPWAGGGYYAPRYKSRDSDYIDRSRNGFRNNGGYNNGSFRGNNGNGYQDRSNNGFRNSGFGERPTNQGWNNRPSDSGFRSNNGFSTGGRGGGGFGGGSAGSSGGGGGGFRSGGRR from the coding sequence ATGAAAAATAAAACTATAATTGGTATGGGCAAACTGCTGAAAAGCAATGTGTTGCTGGGAGCGTCTGCATTGGGACTTTTAACCTCATGCGGTGCTTATATGAACGGATATTCTGAGACAGACGGGGCCTATTATGATCCGAGAAGAGATACTGTACCACAGTATGACACAAGAACAGCCGGTAATCAGGTAGGTGGCTACTATTCATATGGTGACGATGAGGATGAATCTTATGACACTAGTATTGTAAGACAAAGCCAGTACAATCAGAAAAAACAACAAACAAAATACCAGAACTGGGGTAATAAAAAAACAGATTCCGATTGGGGAGACTTTACCGGAACACAAACCTATTATACCGACAATAGCTTTTATGGCGGTTGGGGGTATCCTTATGGTTGGGGTGGATGGAGATCTCCGTTCTACGGACCATACTATGGTGGAGGTATAGGTTTTGGCTGGGGTGCTTCTTATGGCTGGGGCTATCCGGGCTGGGGTTGGAACATTGGCTTTGGCTGGGGAGGAGGTTACTACCCAGGCTGGGGTATGGGTGGTTTCTACGATCCGTTCTGGGGTTATCCTTACTATGCATACAGACCTCATTATTGGGGAGGTTACTACCGCCCGTGGGCAGGTGGCGGCTATTATGCACCTAGATATAAATCCAGAGATTCTGATTATATAGACAGAAGCAGAAATGGTTTCCGTAATAATGGCGGTTATAACAATGGAAGTTTCCGTGGAAATAATGGTAACGGGTACCAGGATCGTTCTAACAATGGTTTCAGAAACTCAGGCTTTGGAGAAAGACCTACAAATCAGGGCTGGAATAACAGACCATCTGACTCAGGCTTTAGAAGCAATAATGGCTTCAGTACCGGTGGCAGAGGCGGCGGTGGCTTTGGTGGCGGATCTGCAGGAAGTTCTGGCGGAGGCGGAGGCGGCTTCAGATCTGGGGGCAGAAGATAA
- a CDS encoding Fur family transcriptional regulator, whose protein sequence is MGKRNTKSKQLVLDILESEPCALCHEEFQNRLQETVDRATIYRILNSFCEDGIVHRIISDEGKQYFALCKPCDGKDHNHFHFRCLKCKKVKCMTEEINVNLPGDYHIAGVNAFVSGYCPNCKEKEK, encoded by the coding sequence ATGGGAAAAAGAAATACAAAATCGAAGCAGCTGGTTTTGGATATTCTGGAATCAGAACCTTGCGCATTGTGTCATGAAGAGTTTCAGAATCGCCTGCAGGAAACTGTAGATAGGGCTACTATTTACAGAATTCTAAATAGCTTTTGTGAGGACGGAATTGTACACCGAATTATAAGTGATGAAGGAAAACAATATTTTGCATTGTGTAAACCCTGTGATGGAAAAGATCACAATCATTTTCATTTTCGCTGTTTGAAATGCAAAAAGGTGAAATGTATGACAGAAGAGATTAATGTAAATCTTCCGGGAGATTATCATATCGCTGGAGTTAATGCATTTGTATCTGGTTATTGTCCGAATTGTAAGGAAAAAGAAAAATAG
- a CDS encoding ZIP family metal transporter, protein MVYLLLILSVLSGITLGFYFGRQQKFAKRLLILSAGFLLSMTVMEVFPVVFQTPSHNIGMWILGGVILQLILESLTKGFEHGHFHHHEEEKQIFPMALIAGMFIHAFIEGIPLSKMPNAVTPYLQGILVHNIPISFVMGAFLLNGSYNKKIAWTVIGLFALASPLGMLLGQYFNPDYQIYILAIVSGIFLHISSVIIFEGNKNHKLDLEKIALVLLGIGIAYVGHLFHHH, encoded by the coding sequence ATGGTTTATTTACTTCTTATACTCAGCGTCCTTTCAGGTATTACCTTAGGATTTTACTTTGGCAGACAGCAGAAGTTTGCCAAAAGATTGCTCATACTCAGTGCCGGATTTTTGCTCAGCATGACGGTTATGGAAGTATTTCCGGTTGTATTCCAAACTCCTTCACACAATATAGGAATGTGGATTCTGGGTGGTGTTATCCTGCAGTTGATATTAGAAAGCCTTACCAAAGGCTTTGAGCATGGTCATTTCCATCACCATGAAGAGGAGAAACAAATCTTCCCGATGGCACTGATTGCCGGAATGTTTATTCATGCTTTTATAGAAGGCATACCTTTAAGCAAAATGCCGAATGCTGTAACACCTTATTTACAAGGAATACTGGTGCATAATATTCCTATCTCTTTTGTTATGGGAGCTTTCCTGCTTAATGGCAGTTACAACAAAAAAATTGCATGGACAGTAATTGGATTATTTGCATTAGCATCCCCGCTCGGAATGCTTCTGGGGCAATATTTTAATCCGGATTATCAAATTTATATTTTGGCAATCGTAAGTGGTATTTTCCTTCATATCTCATCTGTTATTATTTTTGAAGGCAATAAAAACCACAAACTGGATTTGGAAAAAATTGCATTAGTGCTATTGGGAATAGGTATTGCTTACGTAGGGCATCTTTTCCATCACCATTAA
- a CDS encoding OmpP1/FadL family transporter, with the protein MSLPAALFLHAQDVSEIRNTATVYGNNMTQGSAKYMGMAGAMGAIGGDISAANVNPAGVGVYITGDFQGTLGINSYKNTSTLNNSSLSYKKNNTNLNQLGGVVSFPLYGSNWKFVNIGVSYLNQNLDDYTETPGNNKIAENITWTNQQGQQINDRTMYDGHGYNRTGHLTKTNLTVGGNYNNKIYVGMGLNFHTADLDQGDSYRVQYASDGKTTIYNKQYTPYTESSSGFSISAGIIGKVTEEFRLGASLESPTWWNMDRAYTQYSASQQDGPITSVDIYNERRDFRSPAKATFSAAVIPSKDFAFNVDYTIGISKPKYTTSSSVNDQLNNFLSDSYKSLSELKVGAEYRFEGFRLRAGYAFANNPFDNRTIATFNNDGTKADINYNNLYVGKRNTLGLGIGYDFRSFYIDAAYQNVKYDYNNEFFGGAYATNSNVASEGVINNNSIVSAVKNQQNNIFITLGYRF; encoded by the coding sequence ATGAGCCTTCCAGCAGCATTGTTTCTGCATGCTCAGGATGTTTCGGAAATTCGCAATACGGCTACTGTTTATGGTAATAATATGACACAGGGGTCTGCTAAATATATGGGTATGGCGGGAGCTATGGGAGCAATAGGCGGAGATATTTCTGCGGCTAATGTTAACCCTGCAGGTGTCGGAGTTTATATTACAGGCGATTTTCAGGGAACATTAGGTATCAATTCCTATAAAAATACATCAACATTAAATAATTCAAGTCTTTCTTATAAGAAAAATAATACAAATCTTAATCAGTTAGGTGGAGTAGTATCATTTCCTCTTTATGGAAGCAACTGGAAGTTTGTAAATATTGGAGTGAGTTATCTGAATCAGAATTTGGATGATTATACTGAAACTCCGGGAAACAATAAGATTGCTGAAAATATTACATGGACAAACCAGCAAGGGCAGCAGATTAATGACAGAACAATGTATGATGGTCATGGATATAACAGAACAGGTCATTTAACAAAAACCAACCTTACGGTAGGTGGTAACTATAATAACAAAATATATGTAGGTATGGGGCTTAATTTCCATACTGCGGATCTTGATCAGGGTGACTCTTACAGAGTTCAATATGCTTCAGATGGCAAGACTACTATTTATAACAAGCAATATACTCCATATACAGAATCATCCAGTGGTTTCTCTATTTCTGCGGGTATTATTGGTAAGGTTACTGAGGAATTCCGTTTAGGAGCATCTTTAGAATCGCCAACATGGTGGAATATGGATAGAGCCTATACACAATATTCTGCTTCTCAGCAAGACGGACCTATTACATCAGTTGATATCTATAACGAACGAAGAGATTTCCGCTCTCCTGCAAAAGCTACTTTCAGTGCGGCAGTAATTCCATCTAAGGATTTCGCATTTAACGTAGATTATACAATAGGAATCTCTAAGCCTAAATACACAACATCTAGTTCCGTAAATGATCAGTTGAATAACTTCCTTAGTGATTCTTACAAAAGTTTATCTGAGCTTAAGGTTGGTGCGGAGTATAGATTTGAAGGGTTCCGTCTGAGAGCTGGTTATGCTTTTGCAAATAATCCTTTTGATAACAGAACTATTGCAACATTTAATAATGATGGTACTAAAGCTGATATCAATTATAATAACTTATATGTAGGTAAAAGAAATACTTTAGGTTTAGGTATCGGTTACGACTTCCGTTCGTTCTATATCGATGCAGCATACCAGAATGTAAAGTATGATTATAACAATGAATTTTTCGGAGGTGCCTATGCAACAAATTCTAATGTAGCAAGTGAGGGTGTTATAAATAATAACTCCATTGTTTCTGCAGTGAAGAATCAGCAAAACAATATCTTTATCACATTAGGGTACAGATTTTAA
- the proS gene encoding proline--tRNA ligase: protein MAKLTSRAEDYSKWYNELVVKADLAENSGVRGCMVIKPYGYAIWEKMRDEMDRMFKETGHQNAYFPIFVPKSLFEAEEKNAEGFAKECAVVTHYRLKSDPNNPGKLIVDPEAKLEEELIVRPTSEAIIWNTYKNWIQSYRDLPILINQWANVVRWEMRTRLFLRTAEFLWQEGHTAHATRDEAVEETEKMLGVYADFAERFMAIPVVQGYKTESERFAGADETYCIEAMMQDGKALQAGTSHFLGQNFAKAFDVKFTNREGKQEFAWATSWGTSTRLMGALIMTHSDDNGLVLPPSLAPIPVVIVPIHRTDEQLAQIGDVADDIIAKLKAKGIYVKYDDRNEYKPGWKFAEYELKGVPVRVAIGPKDLENQTVEVARRDTLTKEIVPIEGLDQYITDLLQTIQQDIFNKAKSFRDEHITRVDTYEEFKKVLEEKGGFISAHWDGTPEEEEQIKDETKATIRCIPLDAEEEDGISLVTGKPSKRRVLFAKAY from the coding sequence ATGGCAAAATTAACTTCAAGAGCTGAAGATTATAGCAAGTGGTACAACGAGTTAGTGGTAAAAGCAGATTTAGCAGAAAACTCTGGTGTCAGAGGATGTATGGTTATTAAACCGTATGGTTATGCAATCTGGGAAAAAATGAGAGATGAGATGGACAGAATGTTCAAAGAAACAGGCCATCAGAATGCTTACTTCCCCATTTTCGTGCCCAAAAGCTTGTTTGAGGCTGAAGAAAAAAATGCAGAAGGCTTTGCCAAAGAATGTGCAGTGGTTACCCACTACAGATTAAAAAGCGATCCGAATAATCCTGGAAAACTAATTGTAGATCCTGAGGCGAAGCTTGAAGAAGAGCTTATTGTAAGACCAACTTCTGAAGCTATTATCTGGAATACCTATAAAAACTGGATCCAGTCTTACAGAGATTTACCAATATTAATTAACCAATGGGCAAATGTTGTTCGTTGGGAAATGAGAACACGTCTGTTCCTAAGAACAGCCGAATTCTTGTGGCAAGAGGGGCATACTGCACACGCTACAAGAGATGAAGCTGTTGAAGAAACAGAAAAGATGCTTGGAGTATATGCAGACTTCGCGGAAAGATTTATGGCTATTCCGGTTGTGCAAGGTTATAAAACCGAGAGTGAAAGATTCGCCGGTGCTGACGAAACCTACTGTATCGAAGCAATGATGCAGGATGGAAAAGCATTACAGGCGGGTACATCTCACTTCCTGGGGCAAAACTTTGCAAAAGCATTCGATGTAAAATTCACCAACAGAGAAGGAAAACAAGAGTTTGCATGGGCGACTTCTTGGGGAACTTCTACCCGTTTAATGGGGGCGTTAATTATGACACACTCCGATGACAACGGATTGGTACTTCCTCCCAGCTTAGCTCCAATTCCGGTTGTAATTGTTCCTATTCACAGAACAGATGAGCAACTGGCTCAAATCGGAGATGTTGCAGATGATATCATTGCTAAATTAAAAGCAAAAGGAATCTATGTAAAATATGATGACAGAAACGAATACAAACCAGGCTGGAAGTTTGCTGAATACGAACTAAAAGGTGTACCGGTAAGAGTAGCAATCGGTCCTAAAGATCTGGAAAACCAAACTGTAGAAGTAGCACGTCGTGATACCCTTACTAAGGAGATTGTTCCGATTGAAGGTTTGGATCAGTATATTACAGATTTGCTTCAGACAATTCAGCAGGATATTTTCAACAAAGCAAAATCTTTCAGAGACGAGCATATTACCAGAGTAGATACTTATGAAGAATTCAAAAAAGTATTAGAAGAAAAAGGCGGGTTTATCTCTGCGCACTGGGACGGAACTCCGGAAGAAGAGGAGCAGATTAAAGATGAAACCAAAGCTACCATCAGATGTATTCCTTTGGATGCAGAAGAGGAAGACGGTATTTCTCTTGTTACTGGTAAGCCATCTAAAAGAAGAGTATTATTTGCAAAAGCTTATTAA